In a single window of the Pontibacter russatus genome:
- a CDS encoding DUF4249 domain-containing protein — MQLSPRILLYIACCCLLLAGCVEPYAPDVLNSPSRYLVVDGLINGNGVTTVKLSRTEHISEESFPILESQATLLLEEEQGAQYTLQETAPGTYASSLLQLDPDKKYRLFIRLATGQEYASDFVDVKQTPPIDAVSWEALDDELQVYVSSHDPQNATHYYRWEYESTWVFTAAFQSSMKYDAAQGRIVPRGRGDEEIYRCWKTESSTGIKLGTTARLSQDVVHKYPLLALPAGSEELRIRLSILVKQYALTQEAYQYWEALKKNTEAIGTLFDPLPSQLTGNVHSLANPEEPVIGYIGASAVQEKRIFVGKEELPEAWRPFHPDCPIDSLLPVPPQTMQDIIRRFSGGNYLPVSEIYAPMGPPSPIGYMGASIQCVDCRLYGTNVKPAFWE, encoded by the coding sequence ATGCAGCTGTCCCCCCGGATTTTGTTATATATAGCCTGCTGCTGTTTGCTGCTGGCTGGCTGCGTGGAGCCGTATGCGCCGGACGTGCTGAACAGCCCGAGCCGCTACCTGGTGGTGGACGGCCTCATCAACGGCAACGGCGTCACCACCGTGAAGCTGTCGCGCACGGAGCATATCTCGGAAGAGAGCTTCCCTATTTTAGAGTCGCAGGCCACGCTGTTGCTGGAAGAGGAGCAGGGCGCGCAGTATACGCTACAGGAAACCGCCCCCGGCACCTACGCCAGCAGCCTCCTGCAACTGGATCCCGATAAGAAGTACCGCCTCTTCATCCGATTGGCAACCGGCCAGGAGTATGCCTCCGACTTTGTGGATGTGAAGCAGACACCGCCTATTGATGCAGTCAGCTGGGAGGCGCTGGACGACGAGTTGCAGGTATACGTCAGCAGCCACGACCCACAGAACGCCACGCACTACTACCGCTGGGAATACGAATCGACCTGGGTCTTTACGGCAGCCTTCCAGTCGAGCATGAAATACGATGCCGCCCAGGGCAGAATCGTGCCCCGCGGCCGCGGCGACGAGGAGATATACCGCTGCTGGAAAACAGAAAGCTCCACAGGTATAAAGCTGGGCACCACCGCCAGGCTCAGTCAGGATGTGGTGCATAAATACCCGCTCCTGGCGTTGCCAGCCGGGTCGGAGGAACTGCGCATCAGACTCAGCATTCTGGTAAAGCAGTATGCCCTGACGCAGGAGGCCTACCAGTATTGGGAGGCGCTGAAGAAAAACACCGAGGCCATCGGCACCCTGTTCGACCCGCTGCCTTCGCAGCTGACCGGCAACGTACACAGTCTGGCGAACCCCGAGGAGCCTGTGATTGGCTATATAGGCGCCTCGGCGGTGCAGGAAAAGCGGATATTCGTGGGCAAGGAAGAGCTGCCCGAAGCGTGGCGGCCATTTCATCCTGATTGTCCGATTGATTCCCTGCTGCCGGTGCCGCCCCAGACGATGCAGGATATCATCAGGCGTTTCAGCGGCGGTAATTATTTGCCAGTCAGTGAGATATATGCCCCGATGGGACCTCCCTCGCCCATCGGCTATATGGGAGCCTCCATTCAGTGTGTGGATTGCCGGCTATATGGCACCAACGTGAAGCCCGCTTTCTGGGAGTAA